A region of the Burkholderia savannae genome:
GGAAGGCGGCAAGATCGCGCTGCAGATCCTGCATACCGGCCGCTACGGCTATCACCCGTTCGCGGTCGCGCCGACGCGGCTCAAGTCGCCGATCTCGCCGTTCACGCCGCACGAGCTGACGGCGCGCGGCATCGAGCGGCAGATTCGCGCGTTCGTGCGCTGCGCGCAGCTCGCGCGCGAAGCGGGCTACGACGGCGTCGAGATCATGGGCTCCGAAGGCTATCTGATCAACCAGTTCATCTCGCTGCACACGAACAAGCGCACCGACGAATGGGGCGGCTCGTACGCGAACCGGATGCGGCTGCCGGTCGAGATCGTCGAGCGCACGCGCGAGGCGGTCGGCCGCGATTTCATCATCGTCTATCGGCTGTCGATGCTCGATCTGATTCCGGACGGCAGTGATTGGAGCGAAGTCGTGACGCTCGCGAAGGCGGTCGAGCGCGCGGGCGCGACGCTCATCAACACCGGCATCGGCTGGCACGAGGCGCGCGTGCCGACGATCGCGACGTCGGTGCCGCGCGGCGCGTTCGCGTGGGTCACGAAGAAGATGAAGGGCGAGGTCGGCATTCCGCTCGTGACGACGAACCGGATCAATCGGCCGGAAGTCGCCGAGCAGATTCTCGCGGACGGCTGTGCGGACATGGTGTCGATGGCGCGGCCGTTCCTCGCCGACGCCGAGTTCGTGAAGAAGGCGGCCGAGGGGCGCGCCGACGAGATCAACACGTGCATCGGCTGCAATCAGGCATGCCTCGATCACGCGTTCAAGAATCGGATCGCATCGTGCCTGCTGAATCCGCGCGCGTGCCACGAAACGGAGCTGAACTATGCGCGCGCGGCGAACGTGAAGCGCATCGCGGTGATCGGCGCGGGGCCCGCCGGCCTCGCGTGCGCGACGGTGCTCGCGCAGCGCGGGCATCGCGTCGAGCTGTTCGACGCGGCGGCCGAGATCGGCGGCCAGTTCAACATGGCCAAGCGCATTCCGGGCAAGGAGGAGTTTCACGAGGCGCTGCGTTACTTCGCACGCCAGATCGAGCTGACGGGCGTGCAGCTGCGTCTGAGCCGCCGCGTCGACGCGGCCGAGCTGATCGCGGCCGGCTACGACGACGTCGTGCTCGCCACGGGCGTCGCGCCGCGCAATCCGCGCATTCCGGGCCAGGATCATCCGAAGGTGCTGACCTACATCGACGTGCTCGCGCGCAACAAGCCGGTCGGCGAGCGCGTCGCGGTGGTCGGCGCGGGCGGGATCGGCTTCGACGTGTCGGAGTTTCTCGTTCAGGACGGCGAATCGCCGGCGCTCGATCTCGACGCATGGAAAGCGGAGTGGGGCGTGACCGATCCCGCGCTCGCGCGCGGCGGCGTGACGCTCGGCGAGATCGCGCCGCCCGCGCGCCGCGTCACCCTGCTGCAGCGAAAGGCGACGGGGCTCGGCAAGGGGCTCGGCAAGACGACCGGCTGGATTCATCGCGCGACGCTGAAGATGAAGCAGGTCGAGATGATCGGCGGCGTCAACTACGAGCTGATCGACGACAAGGGGCTGCACGTGACGTTCGGCAAGGAGCGTCTCGATCCGACCGTGATCGAGGCCGATACGATCGTGCTGTGCGCGGGGCAGGAGCCCGAGCGCGCGCTGTACGAGCCGCTGAAGGCGGCGGGCGTGCCGGTGCATCTGATCGGCGGCGCGGAGCTGGCGGCCGAGCTCGATGCGAAGCGCGCGATCGACCAGGGCGCGAGGCTCGCCGCACGGCTTTGAGCGCGGTGCGGCGGGCGGCGTGCGCCGGCGCGATCGTCGCGTGTTTGGGCGGGACTAAACGTGCGTTCGCGCAAGTCGGAGCATGTCCGCGCATGTTTGCGCACGTCGGCGCATGTCGGTGCATTTCGGAGACCGATCGCCGGGATTCGCATGCATCGGCATGCATTTGAGGCGGCACGGGATGCTTCGCCGGCCCGGTGTCCGCGCGCAGCGCCGCCGCGTTCATCGAAGCGAATGACGC
Encoded here:
- a CDS encoding NADPH-dependent 2,4-dienoyl-CoA reductase, whose amino-acid sequence is MTTPFPHLLAPLDLGFTTLRNRVLMGSMHTGLEDSRKTLPRLADYFAERARGGVGLIVTGGFAPNVAGWTKPFGGTLSTDAAARRHRVIPDAVHAEGGKIALQILHTGRYGYHPFAVAPTRLKSPISPFTPHELTARGIERQIRAFVRCAQLAREAGYDGVEIMGSEGYLINQFISLHTNKRTDEWGGSYANRMRLPVEIVERTREAVGRDFIIVYRLSMLDLIPDGSDWSEVVTLAKAVERAGATLINTGIGWHEARVPTIATSVPRGAFAWVTKKMKGEVGIPLVTTNRINRPEVAEQILADGCADMVSMARPFLADAEFVKKAAEGRADEINTCIGCNQACLDHAFKNRIASCLLNPRACHETELNYARAANVKRIAVIGAGPAGLACATVLAQRGHRVELFDAAAEIGGQFNMAKRIPGKEEFHEALRYFARQIELTGVQLRLSRRVDAAELIAAGYDDVVLATGVAPRNPRIPGQDHPKVLTYIDVLARNKPVGERVAVVGAGGIGFDVSEFLVQDGESPALDLDAWKAEWGVTDPALARGGVTLGEIAPPARRVTLLQRKATGLGKGLGKTTGWIHRATLKMKQVEMIGGVNYELIDDKGLHVTFGKERLDPTVIEADTIVLCAGQEPERALYEPLKAAGVPVHLIGGAELAAELDAKRAIDQGARLAARL